In the Diadema setosum chromosome 11, eeDiaSeto1, whole genome shotgun sequence genome, ATAACATTTATAGCCAGCTGATTGTGGCGGCAGTTAACCAACGTGAAGACAGAATAAGATTTCGCCACATATATCAATTCATTATTGCgtgtaaaatataaaaacttgcaactgattgacaaattgccctacgttAACGTAAATAAGCTCTGAATTAATTAGTAATTATATAAGTAAACACTGaacaattcagtgcttatttacgtcaatcagttgcaataaaggAGGATATTTAATAAACGTGTAAAATTTTCGCCCTTGTTTAAAaaatcacatcatttttttttttgatattttaccaACCATATCAACAATAGTAGTATGAAATGTGGTTTTGCGCTGTTTTGCCTCTGTGTCTCATGCACATTCATTAGGAAGCCTATTAGTTATTACAGGTAGCCCCTTTTTTGTAATCCTCGAACACCCGCTGCCATTCTACCATCTCCCCCTTCCAGTCGTTGTAGCTTTCCCGCCATTCTCTCTCCTCTTCCGTCATGCTGCCTGCAACATAAACAACACCAAAAGGAACATATCACAGCACCTTACCAAGTAATCATACTCGATGATATTCCAAAAATCCAGCAACATCGATGCTATAAATACTCCTCTTCCACACTACAATGACTACACAAGGAACTTTCttattcatacattgtacaaccgAAAATGACAGCGTCAAGGTCGAATGGAAACTCCGAACCAAAGAAACTTAACCTTCAAAATTATAATGGTAACCAAATTATATCTATCAAAATGGAATCGTACACTCGCACGTGATTAATTAGATGTTTTCTGCAGCGATTAAAatcatacttctttttttcaagccaCAATTCAAACGTCAGACCAGTTCAAGAAAGTGTAGTGTATAATGATGAGATGATTTATGTCTGTCTTACTTGTAAAGATCATGAGAGAAGGTATGTAGTGATTCCAGAAGTGACATCCCCTCGCTCTAGCGGCTCTTCCCACTCCCAGCTCGAGTGATAACTCTTTGTGACTGAGCTCAGGGATGGTGTAGAGAGGCCAGAAATCTTCCCCTTCTCCTCGGGGAACGTCCTCACTGGGTCTGCTGGGATCTCTGCGTTCAGTTATATGACAAAGAATCATTATTCGTATTCCTTTCTTTATGAGTATCAACGTGCTGTTAATAAACAGTTATTCAACCGAAATTAGAAATTAACCATGTCATTATTGAGACCGTAATGGTTAATGTCGTTTTGTTCGGAAGCTACCGTGTATTTCACTGGATTTGGTCCACTctaataaaaatataaataacaaCATACCAGAAACTTGTCAGAAATAATATCAAATCAAGACCCCACGCTTTATCGCTTCATATGCCCTGTCGATCTTTACTTGTATGTGACCGCTTGAATATTTACATAAGTATGTGCCTATCCCAGTAATCTatcgaaatcaaaatttcttttatttttcttcacattgCTTGGATACacctaaaacaaaaacaaaaatgctgatgacatcatctgtcaatgaATTTTTTCAGTACTTAATTGATTTAAATGCACtgaaatgttaatgttaataaTCATTTCAACACAGATACATGCCCGATACACTCAGTCTGGTAAAACGTGCAGTCCAGTGTTTTGTGTTCTTTATTTCAGTACTttaagcaatgattgacagatgatgtcgaTGCCAGaactttgaatgaaaaagaaatatttttgttgctgttgttgttgtgtgtatgtCTCTCTGCCTGTGGACGTATCCGAGTAATCTAGAATGAAAAGGTAGAAATATTACCATTGCCATAAGATATTTAACACGTATTTACATGTGTAGCTATTCCTTTGACCACATAAGCAATGATGAGTGTATCATAAATCACAAGTCATAAGTAAGCAAACATTTGCATTATATAGTTTCCTTTCGACGTGCTGACTTAATAAAGAAATCCACTTcaaaattacaacaaaatgGCACTTATAAGCTGTGAGCACTTGGACTTGGCTCCATATCCTTTTCTTCCTGAAATTAATCCTGTCGGGATCACCATCTCAACCTTAGATAATTACAGAGTTAACAAGCGGCGTGGCTCTTCTTGAAGCTCCATTTGCGCTCTCATTTTAGACTAAGCATATAGAAAAATTCTAAAACAAACTCTCTAGGCCTACTGCTCATCTTAACCTATACCCtgttgagagaaagaaaatgtagtGCACAAAGCATCATTATTTGCAATCGATGGGTGTGAGTAATTGTTTTAATTATCTAGTTACTATTTTAATGTGAAATGGGAGTTGTAAACAAAAGCTTACCCTGACTTTGCAAAGTTCGTCCAGAATTCCATGAACTTAAAGGAGAGGGTCTTTTCTTCTGCGGTCATATTGTATGCCTTGATGTTGTACAGCTCGTCAATGAAGGGCATCCCGAAAACAAAAGTCAGGTCTTCTCCATGGCCCGCTCTACGCCACGGGGTAGAGGGCACGATGTCTCCATACTGATAAAAGCTCCTGGCAATGAACATTGTCATGAACAGATGAAacaaattgatacatttctCTGGATCCAAGGAATAATTCGCAATGATTTCAATCAttgatcaaaataaaaagaaatggcaaaaaaagttaaCAGTCATCATTTTACATAGTGATGATTACTTACATCaatcacgaaaaaaaaataagtatttaATATCATGGTAAATAACATTAGAAAAGTGTCTTCAAAATATGTGAGTACTTGAAGTACTCTTCCCATTTTTATGTAAGGTTCCACTCGATCTTTTTTCTGATCTTATTCTTTCTACAATATTAAACGGAGATAATATACTGCgcctacacacacacgtacacaaacgCATGTAACTTAGTTTACACGTTATAACAAGAGAAGTATAACATGAACCAAATTGCGTACTGTGATGGCTCGTGGGTCATGAAATACTTGTACACCGTCCCTCCGGCGTTTGCGTGTTTCCTGATTACGTAATCAGTCGGGGCGGCATAATAAAAGTCTGTTCCCAGGTCAACCAAAGATTGAAAGTAGTCCGCATCCGGGTAATCTGCGATGGTCCAGTCAATGTACTCCTGGTTGATGGAATCCTCTAGGATATCATCGTTTAACCCATAACTCCTGAAAAAGTTGACCATTACGTCGAATGTTGCGCGATCGACCACAGGCGGTGTGGAGGTGCCAATATAGTCTTGAAAAAAGAGGATCGGAAACAAAGTTCCCTCGTCCTTGGTAACTCCAGCGAGTAGGGGTACCTTCGCAAAGTCTCCTATCTCGTAAAGGTTCGCAGGGGTGTCTTCAAGAAATGTACCGTCAAGAGTAACCAGGTAAGCTTCGCCGATATTATACAACTGTCaataaagaaagagataggGACGGTAGAGACggagatacagagagagagaaaaaaatacttatATAATATttactggcctcgagggagataccagaaaatattgcccaaactgaaaaaatattgcccgagtcgaagaggagggcaatattctttcagtgcgggcaatatttatgtGGTAtttccctcaaggccagtcaaaatcataattattacctaacccctaggtaaattaggaaaatatgtaaTTACGACTATACACgttgatatagatcaagccaaatttgactacctgtagatcattaCCAACAATGTCATGTCGAATAactgaaaaattgttcatcaatgtatatcattaagCTTCAACTTCAAAGatatatgtagttgtaacaggcgaacttcaaacatctgaacggttttacactttattttttgcttctgtttcaattagttgcaataaCTGATTGTTACCATGCagttattgagcacaaatggactagtcattgtttgacgtGTAGTGCTGCTGGAAGTGGTCG is a window encoding:
- the LOC140235025 gene encoding acetylcholinesterase-like, with translation MKTFLIALAVFTVLEAVDAQNPRVTVNEGILVGKTVRFSEDTFINKTRDVDVFLGVPFAEPPERFAPPLPKDSWTGERNATEFSASCVQDPFGGLYPFTSEDCLYLNIYAPSQREPGTPVMVWIHGGGVSEGTAMTHDYSGIPLVTVGDVIVVAINYRLGIFAQFSTEDDVAPGNYGMLDQVAALEWIYNNIEAFDGNKDDITIFGQSAGATYVNFHLLSKLSRGFFSKAILQSGSALMPWAFVHDPERERRLSRELGVAFGCDTSTSEVLVACLKLQDADELRAKGNELYNIGEAYLVTLDGTFLEDTPANLYEIGDFAKVPLLAGVTKDEGTLFPILFFQDYIGTSTPPVVDRATFDVMVNFFRSYGLNDDILEDSINQEYIDWTIADYPDADYFQSLVDLGTDFYYAAPTDYVIRKHANAGGTVYKYFMTHEPSQSFYQYGDIVPSTPWRRAGHGEDLTFVFGMPFIDELYNIKAYNMTAEEKTLSFKFMEFWTNFAKSGDPSRPSEDVPRGEGEDFWPLYTIPELSHKELSLELGVGRAARARGCHFWNHYIPSLMIFTSSMTEEEREWRESYNDWKGEMVEWQRVFEDYKKGATCNN